The following proteins are encoded in a genomic region of Montipora foliosa isolate CH-2021 chromosome 8, ASM3666993v2, whole genome shotgun sequence:
- the LOC137967342 gene encoding probable G-protein coupled receptor 45, with translation MPLSAIVLVIGILLGITTLVGIIGNISVCLVVFWNRSMKNQLHLLLLNLAIADVGMSASCMPFAVATVLFHEKTIGKPFCYFNGFINTFFAMANVLIICSLCVYQYISVVLPMNKSLTNFRCLVMVLCAWAISIFLAVGPIMQWGRYEFTSNIFNCEYYHTTREAEFSYNITLMFCGYLFPCGFMVFSYVSILRALQQHHSRMAVTTSISPAPVEGAPVTLETKLYMTISVVFLTFLICRTPFFIFLLLVTSNLGYSPDFLGQLSFWAIYLHSACDPFIYAFKHTEYQDTLKEILKTFRLALLSSFCFCFFKNKT, from the exons ATGCCTCTATCTGCAATAGTCCTTGTTATTGGAATATTACTGGGTATTACAACTCTTGTAGGTATTATTGGCAACATCTCCGTGTGTCTAGTCGTATTCTGGAATCGTTCCATGAAGAATCAACTTCACCTGTTACTTCTGAATTTAGCCATAGCTGATGTTGGTATGTCTGCGTCTTGTATGCCATTTGCCGTTGCTACAGTGCTTTTTCATGAAAAG ACTATTGGCAAGCCATTCTGCTATTTTAATGGCTTTATCAATACGTTCTTCGCTATGGCGAATGTTCTCATCATCTGCTCCTTATGTGTGTACCAGTACATCTCTGTTGTGCTTCCGATGAACAAATCTCTCACCAACTTTCGTTGCCTCGTTATGGTGCTTTGTGCGTGGGCCATATCCATTTTCCTCGCGGTTGGCCCTATAATGCAATGGGGTCGTTACGAATTTACCTCAAACATTTTTAATTGTGAATATTATCACACAACGCGTGAAGCTGAATTTTCGTATAACATCACTTTAATGTTCTGTGGTTATTTGTTTCCATGTGGCTTTATGGTTTTCAGTTACGTCAGTATTTTACGCGCACTACAACAACATCACTCACGCATGGCAGTTACGACATCAATATCACCAGCGCCCGTGGAGGGCGCTCCCGTTACCTTGGAAACAAAGTTGTACATGACCATATCAGTCGTGTTTTTGACATTTCTGATTTGTCGGACTccattttttatatttcttttgctCGTGACTTCTAATTTGGGATATTCTCCCGATTTTCTTGGACAGCTCTCTTTCTGGGCGATTTATCTTCATAGTGCATGCGACCCGTTTATTTACGCCTTTAAGCACACAGAATACCAAGACACTTtgaaggaaattttgaaaacgtttagGTTAGCCTTGTTGAGCAGCTTTTGTTTctgcttttttaaaaataaaacgtGA